A segment of the Mercurialis annua linkage group LG4, ddMerAnnu1.2, whole genome shotgun sequence genome:
gggtattacattcttccccccttataaaaattcgtcctcgaattttcataaatattgttggaatcttaacttatccttacagtttccttgacgtccattaatacGTTTTGATTACAGCTTTTCCTTTTTACTTAACTCTTAGTTTCCATGCCCAGTtataacttcatacttgttgTTAATTGATTGTCTATTCAACTCTTAATAGTTGCTTGCTGTTACATCGTCGAGAATCctcttactggtaccttcgtctCATCTGTTATCCTTTCCGAGATAGAATTGTTCTTGGGCGTATTCTTGATGTCATAGTCCTTACATCATTGCCACTTACTTGTcattaatcataatctaatgttttctcgtttcatCACTTTTATCTTTAGTAGCCATAGGGTTATTACTCGTCTCCTTTATATGTGAATGGTCACGACGTGCCAATTCCATCTTTAATAtcgtacttactttattcatattcctatgaatattttctcttgtaatcataacttgcagttatgatctttcCTATCGTCTGTAACTATCACTATCCTTTCTTGGCTGGTTCTTGCTATTTCTCACTCTGTTCTATCATTGCTGACATTTTGTTCTTTCTTAATCAATTTTCTTCATCTTACTTTACGTTTAACACATTTACTGTCTCTTAACATGGCTAAGCCTGATACACTCTTTACTATCTaccatttctctttcctttggcTTATTAAGCTATCGTGAACTTCAGGCTGTTCTGACGGTCGAAAATCTTCATCATTCGCTGTTATCTTCAACGCTTCACTTCACGTTACATTTAATCGTGTAACTTGTACAGCCATTCTCTTTGACCGATACTATCCGTATTCTTATCTCCCTTGATTTTCTGTAGTTAGTCCTTAAAAATCTTCTCGAGTCATTAattgacttatcagtcaaaaATGTCTCTCCTTTATGTTACAATTctctatttataataatttcatATGAATCTCGCATGTTTCTTTTAAGTCTAACTACTTCGAGAATCCTTCTCGTTAGCTAATCTTCatttaacttctttcttattctATCTCTCGTCTTCTTTTGAAGGGTTTTCCGATCGTTCTAATATTTATACTCCATTTACTTTACAATTTCTAAAGTCAAGGAAGAATTTCAACTCACTATCGTCCTATACACTTTATgcttccttagcacttatatcttgatctctttgtactagtatcaactcttgtcttgtcttttatTTGCTATATTCGTTACGTCTTTCCTTTGTTTATAGCAATTCTATTGCTGCTGCTCTATTCTGACAATCCTTTCGACATATTTCTAAAACTTTCTCTTTTCTAATCACCTTACTAAATTTTGAGGTATTTGCATTTTACTTTTACATTTTTCTTCATATTATTCACCATCCTTACAGTTACTGACACGTACGTTtatacgtgtgcctttctcTTTTCTGTTAACGCAATTTATAATTCTTGATACTGATATTAGTTACCTTACTTAATACCAATCATATAACATCATCATCTCTCTTGattatctaatttaaactttcgTATCTTGCAAAATCGTATGCTTCATTATttcgtatcctttctctttctacttctgtgCCTTTACTGATATCGATAACACTATATATACTTTgaatatcacttgatgttcGTCATTCGTGTTATCATCTTCTcgtccttcatacttttaatctttTTCCTCCAATTATTACTCTGGATTGCTACTTCGTTTATCCCAACCTAAGAATAATCATAACACTTATCACTCTTATGTATTCGTTATATTTCTTCTTTTAACACGACTCTCTGTCGTTCCATCTTCTACTCTTGTATAAAGATAATTACTGTATCCTTAAATTTTGCCAGTGCATCGCAGCTTATCTGCGTATGCTTCCCGATAATCACTCTTTTAGCTTTATTAGccgaattaaaataattattaacatggctctattcttttattggagtttctttcacaattttattcttatttaataagaatcttttattctttgtcgcagggctttatatccgagtttacttactgaacaaaacgattttaaaacttcttttggctgcgcagctctttctaaaccacttttcataaatcatttaaaatcgttagtacaattgttgctcagagtgatgacatctctcatcaccaaggagttgctcaaaatcgcattttctttatcattgtaaagatatgatgcatgatctaaaattttgaaaatcattcttttatgcattcctattgtgattatgcaatgttgtatgcgatgtctgagcacaactgtactttgaaaaatcatagaatcgtaagtcttactctagattatacgctctgcgactattaacggctttctttatacttattgggtataattcaaatttttatattgctgtcaaatttttgtattgctgtcatttacagactgttcttcTGTTACATTCCTtctctctccatatctccgataactcaattaaattcaaaattttctattgctgtaatcatcatatccacttctgcaacatTCTCTTTTACGTCATATACAGACGcagataccgatgtttcacatcgactcCCGGTACACAATCCATCTCTTtcctcaaattttaaaacgtaatataggaattacgttcgctACAAATGTATTGTgtagtatatattatattactattttcgtgagttatgtttatatgttcttaTATTAGGCGCGTGAGTTCaactacaacgcttcctataggttctcgctgtctaaggtattatcctaaaggcaaaacctattactgacattctactatgcaatgcagcaaatatataaacacaataatacaaacacataaacacaattactcaaagcatataaattactaatacctggaggtgcctgacgcggaacgttaggttccctaataactatgcctgtatgtcggcccctaactgttctacctgagtttcgtccacctctctgcacaaaataagggttggttgtagttctggaggacgtactgacgtaatctgggtggtactcacgtctaaagtaataaggtcgtatcggatcacccgaccattcatgctctgtttcaatcctacgggccattgcAGTAAGCGTactgaaatgttcgtccacgtgctcatacagctcatcaaactgaggtcctaagcccctgacatatctacgattaatggtcctattgctttcgttcagattagggactccttcagccatccgcagaaaatcagtagaatacgctcctacagtcaacatccctctagaaaaagaacgcatctgccttctAACCTGATTTAAAGCTAtttgcgcctgaccgttagctatgtccgcatcttccctcagattgcggtatctccgcacacttgaccagaaatagtcacctctgtattcctcaaCGTCTAGCTCATCTAACTCTTCctcttcatactcttcttcctgatgattttcctcttctgcctcttcttctaactcttcttctggatcctcttcaggatcctcctcagggtcttcctcagaatcttcttcaagatcctcttccgggtcttcctccggttcctcttcctcttcttcgctgtattcaatctccggcgaatgttctctaactctgtttctggaagaactacctatctccgacacagacataaaaccattttgatatatttctggcgatgctccatgatttgcgtggaatccattctgatggaccccagatggttcgcccacttcattatgaaacccgttttgaaatataggaggcgcttcctcccgttcttcatcagcatgcgactgagctccgttttgcccagacatgctgaaaagaaacaatttcgaacgtaagcgaccatctgagcccatttcacacgcaattccaaaatcagcttGTAAATGCTGTAAACAATTAGCATTTAATTCAGTCGCACGTAATTCGTAGCAAATATCCATTTAATAACCTCAGCGCAAGTAATAAATACTTACTTACCTCAATCGTTcgaaatttgaaaatatataacCAATTTCTATCTCTTAGCGTAAGTAACAAATACTTAGTTGCCCTAGTCGTCCgtataaacagatactattcacttaccaacttaatagtcctggttcgcgcgcgtaatgccacatactactaatgcacacataacacaattacagacaaccacggtctgactcttgctgcagtagttcctaggtatacttacggACAAATATTCCCTAGTCAAACAAACAATCTGACAACTCTAGCAGTGGTatctggaccaaactgctctcaaacaagcattgaaacaaacttgcagtggtaactggaccaaactgctctgataccaacattgtcacgacccaaaatttattgagccgcaaccggcgctagggaacgggagtggtagctccggaacccgtagcaagccaaaaatcacaatttatttttcgcaaatataatataaacaaataacaacaaacaacggaagcaaatatatacatatatataacatatatacactaactgtttcaaaacctcgcgggctctagttaccgtaccctgtacgaactggcctcgcggtactatatacatcagttagtgtttcaaacatcccactggcatctggggccgtggatcacatacaacgtacgtagcctatcaaaaagcatatagacaaatacagcagttgatatatacaatcaaaataaactgctgactaggctactattctgttgacacaggaccactactgcagcactcacagaagtcagaaactaacatatacagctgacttctggacttcaaaattggtctctagctaagtccacaagctaagcacctgaaagacatcaaaggtgaggggtcagtatttggggaaatactgagtgagttgacatttactaacagtattaatataaaaacatagcatcgcatctcaagaaaatgttaatataaaacatataaccatgtatttgatccgtacgaaactaatatcctagcatgcgacacatctctcaaataatcatatatcatacAACTCAATCGTAAgaatcaattgcgagtccaactcgctggtggcccagccactcgatacggggacttccaggctacaccgtagccgagttcactctgcgtatcgaaatcatatacccaatcgtaagtttcatattcatcaacagctcccaactgtgtcaagtcatttctcaatgcaaacatactagactgactcgatactggtgatcacacagcctattgacacccaataggtagctagtttcttcggatcgcatactagttctcatatatagaaattaaataaacctaTAACACTtcaaacaattatatataatgcgatgcgtaagaacagtatatatatatatatataatagttttaatacatgaaagtaaaagtacaactcacagtgaccgcaatccaagaaatgatatgatcgatctgatagtacgctcttgctaatccgcctctactgacttcactactcgctgacacgtctgataaatcgttaatagttagacgtgattctcgcattcttatacgtataatacttttaagttttaggatttagttttgttttacacttatttacgtattcaataacttgagtcgtataaacgacttagcgaatactatttctcataattgagaatcgcttaacgtccttgacgttttccattattattatttatctaaaacgtcgagctaatctcgagattaatgattctcaaagtccgaaatccGTCTTTCCACGTCCAATTGCCCTAAACGTCAAACACTTAGGTCAATTATAGTttgtatacgcgtgggggcgagttggggtgcacaTTGTGCGTTTTGACGGGTGCACGATTGTGCaactgagtacacgttcgtgcacctcaggggtacacgttcgtgtactcattgtacacgttcgtgtaccatgagaagtacacgttcgtgtacttcagtacacgatcgtgtacctcgctaggtgcacgttcgtgtacatcagtacacgttcgtgcacccgtggtacacggtcgtgtaccacgtgcacagcctcGGAAAATGCGTTTTCCGTGGTTTTTCCtccattccgacatgcttcatTCACCCgcactcaatacccatatcacggtttcttcaaaaacgccaaaATAAACTCAAAATCGTCAAATTACAACCTAAACTCAATCCTAACCCAAAACAGCCCATTATTTCGAATTTAGCACCAAATTTCAAGAactttaccttgaaatgaagcttaaTATCTGTAGAGGacaagattctgaagagattgccgcttgaattgcttgaatcggacgtcgaacggagaaacggcggcgaaacgaaatCGATCGGCAAATTTTTCCCTCTTTCTGGAGCCTTCTTCTGATTTCTTCATTCATATGGAAATCcttatatatcatggctaaagggacactttaatccttgtcttctttatttgttacaagttaacctttgaactttttaatcgtacgatttagtccatagctaaatcgttaaactcttttattacaacttatacgtattatttatatcctataaataatacaaaacccgataataacacttttccgtcaaaatccaatatttctatttttgtcacaaagtggctaaattaccactttggtccctgcacttcattttagacttttcttgacatttttccttttaattccaattctaactttagaattgaaatataaccttaattttctcatagttaacttctcaaaaccgacctacttgaaacttatttactttattttttcaaaaattcttctgatatcaccactctggcgaatcaaaactggacacgtagtccaattagctaattaaatattttggggtattacagcagCAATGCAATTCCAGGCTCTCTCAAGGTACTCATCCATAGCCATAGGCAAGCGCCAACTACCTCTACTAAAGTAAGTACTAACCTTAGCATTATGATGAATGTCAGTGTCCACAGGGTTGATCTCAGGAAAGACTTCAGTAACAGTTTCCCCATCAAGCCAAGGGTCATACCAGAAGGAAATGTTGCCCTCCCCTAGCTTGTAGTTAAAGCAGCCTTTGATCATGTCTCTCAGCTTGACCAAGTTCCTCCAGGACCAACTAGCTACAAAGGGTTTGGTGATACCCCAGAAGCTAAGCATCTTCAGCTTATTCTTTATGATCCAGAGGGACCATAGAGAATCCTTAACTGCGAGAAGATCCCAAATGTGCCTAATAACAGCAactttattccacaaaatcaaaTCTTTGATGCCCAAACCACCTTCATCTTTCCTCATGCAGATTGTCTTCCAAGCCACCAAGTTACCATATTTAAAGTCCACAGAGCCCTTCCATAAGAAATGATTGCAAATTTTCTCCGCTCCCCTAATAACTGAAATGGGAAGAATTATTAAAGAGCACCAATATACATGAATACTAAATAGGACAGCATTAATAAGCTGAAGCCTACTAACATAGGTGAGATGCCTAGCAGTCCAGTGATTGATTCTTCTAGTAAATTTCTCAATTAAGCCATGGCAGTCATCTTTTGACATTCTTTTGTTAATGAGAGGCACCCCTAAATATTTGACTGGCAAGGTACCTTCACTGAAACTCAGCTCATTAACAATCTCATTCTTCTTCCTATCCTCAACTCCATAAAAATAGATACTGCTCTTATGATTGATCATTTTTAGGCGTGTAACTTCATAGAAATGCTTCAAGACATTAGCAATCTTCCTAATACTTCTCATGTTACCCTTGCAGAAGATAAAAAGGTCATCAGCAAAACAAATATGCTTGATCTTTAGAGCTTTACACCCAGAGTGGTAGTCAAAATCTCTATCACAGTTCACACTCAAAGACCTGGACAAATATTCCATAACAAGGACAAACAAAAGAGGGGACATGAGATCCCCTTGTCTGATTCCACACTTACCAGGAAAAAATCCCTCAGGGTTTCCTTCACCATAAAAGAATACCAAGGAGACCTAATACAGACCATAACCCACTTGATGAACAGATCTGGAAACCTCAGCCCTATCATTATCTCTTCAACACAGTCCCAATGAATGAAATCATAGGCTTTTCTAAGGTCAATCTTCATAGCACAATCCTGCTTCCCACTGTTTCTATGATAGTTGTGGACCAATTCATGAGCCAGCAGCACATTATCCCCAATTTTCCTCCCAGGCACAAAAGCAGATTGTGCCTTATCAATCAAATATATCAAACAACgcatattattaaaatgaaaatcatAGCTGAAAAGTTATGATGAGTTCACCAAAAGTTATGATTAGTTAAATTGAATTAGTTATGATGAGTTATTTTTGGTGTATATTTTTCGTAGTACAAATTTAGAGTATAACTTTTCATAGACCTTGAACTAGtatattcttaaaattttagtcattttgttgttgttttaatCAGAAACAGACCTAGTCAAAGAGGCTGAGGTGGTGATGCCCGCCCCTCGCCCCTCAATTCTTTTgagaaaacaaatttaaattgaaaaaaaaagtattatacTACGAAAAAtatacaccaaaaatatttaaaaaaattgagatgtgacaattttataaaataaataaatcaatttaactattttaaaagtaCTTTTGTAAAAAAACATAGAGATAGGGCCaggctttgttttgtttttgagaGTTCACCAACAACGCAgaacattaaaaagaaaatcatagctgaaaaattcatttcagctttatctttttaattttgtgcGAAGAAAATGATGATCCATTGGCCGAAAATTGAAGCGTTCTTAGAATTTTTCTATTGTCTATTTAGCAATCAATTTTATGTATAACAAACTCTCTCataaattttagggttaatgtcataaaaattcaccaactttacacattaacgtaatttaaattttctcattttcatgcacgaactaccactttttctcaatttcatgcacggtgctgaggtgttacgactccattggtgtaattcgctgaggtggaggtcattttacactaGTGAATAAGTGCcacctcaacaccgtgcatgaatttgggaaaaagtggtagttcgtgcataaaaatgaggaaatttaaactgcatgataacatgtaaaatttatgaatttttttgacattaaccctaaattttaTGCGTAACTTACTCTCCTATACCTAATGATTAGcacaaaattataatttcactAAGCGAAAGAATAAATTTCTACACTGCACATAgctttttaaataacaaatgcAGGCGAAGTTTTTAGAAACCTACTCTTTAAAATTCTAGAGAAATTTAACCATCACTGTCTCATGGGAGATCTCCTATCCCTTTAAATTTCTCTATTTATCAACAAAAAGATGGTTATCTACCATATATCATTATctattggttttttttcttcttttctagGTTTCATCTTCTCTATATGGATCGTTTTTAATCCTAAATGGATAGATTTTTCTACAAATATAAAACTTTACAAggtattttcttttaatttctattgaaaattttaagatttataATTCGACTTTTTGGACACCCGCTTGGTAGTTCCTCGTTTAAAGGTCGACCAGAACAAGTTTGTTGTCAAAGTTTGAATTTTCATGTGCTTCAGTTTGTAACattagtttataaatttaatttttacggCTTGAATTATTACTCCCGACGATTGCTATAGATCTAATCGGGTTAAATACGTTGTAGGTTACcgaactatcaatttattaCTAAAGGTTATcgaactttaatttatttaaaaaaagatatCGAACCATCAATCTATTTCAAAAAGGttatcaaattttgatttatttaaaaaagattattaaatttttaatttattttaaaaagactatcaaactatcaatttatttcaaaaagaacgccgaactttcattttatttttataaggttatcaaatattaatttttgtaatcaataaaagatatttttaattaaattaataattatacacGTACAGTTTAAGTGGCgaataattactttaaaatttctcatatgATTCagataattgaaaaaattaacttttaaaagtaaaaaaagtttgatatcttttttgtaataaattgaTGGTTTGATaaccttttaaaataaattaaagttcaatattatttttgaaataaaacgaAAGTTCagtaatttatttgaaataaattaaagttcggtaatttttttgaaataaattaatacttcGGTAACCTACAAAGTATTTAAAccctaaaaatttataaatctcgTGTTCATTTAgcta
Coding sequences within it:
- the LOC126678417 gene encoding uncharacterized protein LOC126678417, producing MDANDLLYDFCVEAKESSGVGRIWLLLAEAERLDTPFKHSHLWASIVYATFGPSGLYLQHRKPFNCQLPLYRRAQSAFVPGRKIGDNVLLAHELVHNYHRNSGKQDCAMKIDLRKAYDFIHWDCVEEIMIGLRFPDLFIKWVMVCIRSPWSLSVNCDRDFDYHSGCKALKIKHICFADDLFIFCKGNMRSIRKIANVLKHFYEVTRLKMINHKSSIYFYGVEDRKKNEIVNELSFSEGTLPVKYLGVPLINKRMSKDDCHGLIEKFTRRINHWTARHLTYVSRLQLINAVLFSIHVYWCSLIILPISVIRGAEKICNHFLWKGSVDFKYGNLVAWKTICMRKDEGGLGIKDLILWNKVAVIRHIWDLLAVKDSLWSLWIIKNKLKMLSFWGITKPFVASWSWRNLVKLRDMIKGCFNYKLGEGNISFWYDPWLDGETVTEVFPEINPVDTDIHHNAKVSTYFSRGSWRLPMAMDEYLERAWNCIAAVIPQNI